A portion of the Streptomyces sp. NBC_00376 genome contains these proteins:
- a CDS encoding chaplin: protein MPNGARPPDHARPGTGQALSGGSIQYKPTAPVSSSANAVKAAATSIAHRLPPRARAEIGATCPSECIANGLGCAISAHVRCCLYAAVIGKEMVEISAIKLSRRTRTASISLVALAIAGAPLATQAQALALPLGGNARQAPGAPGVPQAPVAVFAEGFENAGGTPVFLEDYVGAPPLDETYTADPSWLDHGQCNGIILNQTGAVPSDCPAVLKDMANALGQVGGTNPPSNHVVAAYTNWVAPGADRVEFRTEQPIPIAKPNRYITFAVDAAAVNCDQANPQLKFYLTGNGSDIPTFTTPINPCTDPNSKSYPEGSGLKAGTFAGNRAVLFNESQLGIKMLNGQGEWFGNDHAFDNIRILDATPQLDKAFSPATIDRRGTSTLTMTVTNTSELAAKDDFGFTDRLPAGVRVASHPNASTTCGNGTVSATARGTHIALNGGDLAAGEKSCTVTVNVTAARPGTYVNRPEAITAVGLDLPAPAPLTVNRKAAAVGTATGSPGLLSGNLVQAPVEIPVNACGNSVNVTGALNPATGNVCVNE, encoded by the coding sequence TTGCCGAACGGGGCGCGGCCCCCCGATCATGCTCGGCCCGGGACCGGCCAGGCCCTTTCCGGCGGCTCGATTCAATACAAGCCCACAGCGCCCGTTTCCAGTTCGGCCAACGCGGTGAAAGCTGCGGCCACCTCGATCGCTCACCGTCTCCCACCGAGGGCGCGTGCTGAAATTGGGGCGACCTGCCCATCGGAGTGCATAGCCAATGGTCTGGGCTGCGCAATTTCTGCCCATGTCCGCTGCTGCTTGTACGCCGCGGTAATCGGAAAAGAGATGGTGGAGATTTCCGCAATTAAGCTTTCCCGGCGCACGCGCACCGCATCGATTTCCCTGGTAGCACTTGCGATCGCGGGTGCCCCGCTGGCCACTCAGGCCCAGGCGCTGGCCCTGCCGCTGGGCGGCAACGCCCGCCAGGCACCCGGCGCTCCGGGGGTCCCGCAGGCCCCGGTCGCGGTGTTCGCCGAAGGCTTCGAGAACGCGGGCGGGACTCCGGTCTTCCTGGAGGACTACGTCGGCGCTCCACCGCTCGACGAGACGTACACCGCCGACCCCTCATGGCTCGACCACGGGCAGTGCAACGGCATCATCCTCAATCAGACCGGCGCTGTTCCGTCCGACTGTCCTGCAGTTCTGAAGGACATGGCCAATGCGCTGGGACAGGTGGGCGGAACGAATCCGCCGAGCAACCACGTGGTCGCGGCCTACACCAACTGGGTGGCGCCCGGAGCCGACCGGGTGGAGTTCCGGACCGAGCAGCCGATCCCGATCGCGAAGCCGAACCGGTACATCACCTTCGCGGTGGACGCAGCCGCCGTGAATTGCGACCAAGCGAATCCGCAGCTGAAGTTCTATCTGACCGGCAACGGGTCGGACATCCCCACCTTCACCACCCCCATCAATCCCTGCACCGATCCCAACTCGAAGTCCTATCCCGAAGGAAGCGGGCTGAAGGCCGGGACATTCGCCGGCAACAGAGCCGTTCTGTTCAACGAAAGCCAGTTGGGCATCAAGATGCTCAACGGGCAGGGCGAATGGTTCGGTAATGACCACGCATTCGACAACATCCGGATCCTGGATGCGACTCCGCAGCTGGACAAGGCGTTCAGTCCTGCCACGATCGATCGGCGTGGCACCTCGACACTGACCATGACGGTGACCAACACCAGTGAACTGGCGGCGAAGGACGACTTCGGCTTCACCGACCGTCTGCCCGCCGGGGTGAGGGTGGCTTCGCACCCGAACGCGTCGACGACCTGCGGCAACGGCACGGTGTCCGCGACGGCAAGGGGCACGCACATCGCTCTGAACGGCGGTGACCTGGCCGCCGGCGAGAAGTCCTGCACCGTCACGGTGAACGTCACCGCCGCCAGGCCGGGCACCTACGTCAACCGCCCCGAAGCGATCACCGCAGTCGGCCTGGACCTCCCGGCCCCCGCGCCCCTGACCGTCAACAGGAAGGCGGCAGCGGTGGGCACCGCGACGGGCTCGCCCGGTCTGCTCTCCGGCAATCTCGTGCAGGCCCCCGTGGAAATCCCGGTCAATGCCTGCGGCAACTCCGTGAACGTCACCGGAGCGCTCAACCCGGCGACGGGCAACGTCTGCGTCAACGAGTAG
- a CDS encoding alpha/beta hydrolase — translation MDHLTLKALKPTEYVEAADGYRAISAMADSAKDRIDNQITAAMRKANAGEAAEAALKQLRKLSENFHYTQVECSLITGALDGFSSEITAPKRRLTEALDDAATLAYSVNEDGTVTYPAGGKSELTGEPIAGGTVLGNTYLITGNNANFQSPGLLPSDTRLKNPNPHHAKAVDIADRIAHAVREAQEIDDRYSKALRKLKAAPGLNVDTKTWANVAADVDAVSSAAGKYLQDQIPLDKSPADRKEWWDSLSNEEREEYRTAFPEVIGNLDGIPSAVRDEVNRENIHLLIAQLEGRHDEASIEKLGGLKGIQNKLNSGSQPPMFLLGIGLEGNGRAIVAFGNPDTSKNVSAYVPGLGTKFNAEFADGTVKRAFETATGAQDIDPSSSAIVWLGYDAPQSIDVMTTVDAEHGAPAYNSFMSGISATNENADSHITAIGHSYGSRLVGAATQEPGGIPGADDIILVGSPGVGVDRADDLGVGKEHVWVGAAENDIVTKLPSKMEAAAGTMGFFGGGPPLAYLMGEIADQGDDDIWFGKDPASKAFGANRFETLPGPEVVQPSFPNVLDSKLDIEAHSNYFSPEEGKDRVSARNIAAIVAGQPGYVTRETPR, via the coding sequence ATGGACCACCTGACGCTCAAGGCCCTCAAACCGACCGAGTACGTGGAAGCGGCGGACGGGTACCGCGCGATCAGCGCCATGGCCGACTCGGCCAAGGACCGCATCGACAACCAGATCACCGCGGCCATGCGGAAGGCCAACGCGGGTGAGGCCGCGGAAGCGGCGCTCAAGCAGTTGCGGAAGCTGTCGGAGAACTTCCACTACACCCAGGTCGAGTGCAGTCTGATCACCGGAGCTCTCGACGGCTTCTCGTCCGAAATCACCGCTCCGAAGCGGCGCCTGACTGAGGCACTTGACGATGCGGCCACGCTGGCATACTCCGTGAACGAAGACGGCACCGTCACGTATCCCGCCGGCGGTAAGAGCGAGCTCACCGGTGAGCCGATCGCTGGCGGCACAGTCCTGGGCAACACCTACCTGATCACGGGCAACAACGCAAATTTCCAATCGCCGGGACTGCTACCGAGCGACACTCGGCTCAAGAACCCGAACCCACACCACGCCAAAGCCGTGGACATCGCCGACCGCATCGCCCACGCCGTACGGGAAGCCCAGGAGATCGACGATCGGTACAGCAAGGCGCTGCGCAAGCTCAAGGCGGCGCCGGGGCTGAACGTCGACACCAAGACGTGGGCAAATGTGGCAGCCGATGTCGACGCTGTCAGCTCGGCCGCCGGCAAATACCTTCAGGATCAGATCCCGTTGGACAAGTCGCCGGCCGACCGCAAGGAGTGGTGGGACAGCCTCAGCAACGAGGAGCGCGAGGAGTACAGGACGGCCTTCCCGGAAGTCATCGGCAACTTGGACGGCATCCCGTCAGCGGTCCGGGACGAGGTGAACCGGGAGAACATCCACCTTCTCATCGCACAGTTGGAGGGCCGGCACGACGAGGCATCCATAGAAAAGCTCGGCGGACTGAAAGGTATCCAGAACAAGCTCAACTCGGGAAGTCAGCCGCCGATGTTCCTCCTGGGGATCGGTCTCGAAGGAAACGGGAGGGCGATCGTCGCCTTCGGAAACCCTGACACCTCAAAGAACGTCTCGGCTTATGTGCCTGGCTTGGGCACTAAATTCAACGCCGAATTTGCCGACGGCACAGTGAAACGCGCATTCGAAACAGCAACGGGCGCCCAGGATATCGACCCCTCCTCATCCGCAATCGTATGGCTCGGCTACGATGCCCCTCAATCGATCGATGTGATGACTACGGTCGACGCCGAGCACGGTGCTCCCGCGTACAACAGTTTCATGAGTGGAATTTCGGCAACCAATGAGAACGCCGATTCCCATATCACTGCCATTGGACATTCCTATGGTTCTCGACTCGTGGGGGCCGCCACGCAGGAGCCAGGAGGGATTCCGGGGGCTGATGACATCATCCTCGTCGGAAGTCCCGGCGTTGGTGTCGACAGGGCGGACGACCTGGGTGTGGGCAAGGAGCACGTCTGGGTGGGAGCGGCTGAGAACGACATCGTCACCAAACTCCCTTCGAAAATGGAAGCTGCGGCAGGAACCATGGGATTCTTCGGAGGAGGGCCGCCTCTCGCGTACCTCATGGGAGAAATTGCCGACCAGGGTGACGACGACATCTGGTTCGGCAAGGATCCGGCAAGCAAGGCGTTCGGCGCCAACAGATTCGAGACCTTGCCCGGACCGGAGGTGGTTCAGCCTTCCTTCCCCAACGTGCTGGACTCGAAGTTGGATATCGAAGCCCATAGCAATTACTTCTCTCCAGAAGAAGGGAAGGACAGGGTCTCTGCGCGAAACATCGCTGCCATTGTCGCAGGACAGCCGGGATACGTCACGAGGGAGACGCCGCGATGA
- a CDS encoding IS701 family transposase codes for MLSGELAAVRCDLEDFAAEMFEPFARADQRRWGGVYLRGLLLDGGRKSVEPMAARLGEDGNRQALAHFITSSPWDAAHVRARLAWRIQPVVKPTALIIDDTGFLKDGDASACVTRQYTGTAGKVTNCQAGVSLHLASNGASAAVNWRLFLPGSWDPASPKADQAKVARRGKCAIPAQVGHVEKWQLALDMIDETRSWGIEVPQVIADGGYGDTAAFRLGLEERGLDYVVGISTSTTAQPEDAQPSAPACTGRGRRPVPAYPEPARRVKSLVIAAGKSSARPVQWREESRPGSGRSGHKRMYSRFVALRIRPAGREIRKATATTELPVRWLLAEWPADQDEPVQFWLSNLPATTPLPVLVRTAKLRWRIENDYREMKQALGLAHFEGRTWPGWHHHVTLVSVAHAFCTLQRLSRSPKETASA; via the coding sequence GTGCTGAGTGGGGAGTTGGCTGCGGTCCGGTGTGATCTGGAGGACTTCGCGGCGGAGATGTTCGAGCCGTTCGCGCGAGCGGATCAGCGTCGGTGGGGTGGGGTCTATCTGCGGGGCCTGCTGCTGGACGGCGGGCGCAAGTCGGTGGAACCGATGGCCGCCCGCCTGGGCGAAGACGGGAACCGGCAGGCGCTGGCCCACTTCATCACCTCCAGCCCGTGGGATGCGGCGCATGTGCGGGCCCGTCTGGCCTGGCGTATACAGCCGGTCGTCAAGCCCACCGCGTTGATCATCGATGACACCGGGTTCCTCAAGGACGGGGATGCGTCGGCGTGTGTGACCCGGCAGTACACCGGCACTGCGGGCAAGGTCACCAACTGCCAGGCCGGGGTGTCGCTGCACCTGGCTTCCAACGGCGCCTCGGCGGCGGTGAACTGGCGTCTGTTCCTGCCCGGGAGCTGGGATCCCGCCTCGCCGAAGGCCGATCAGGCCAAAGTGGCCCGCCGTGGCAAGTGCGCCATCCCTGCCCAGGTGGGCCATGTCGAGAAGTGGCAGCTGGCCCTCGACATGATCGACGAGACGCGGTCCTGGGGCATCGAGGTGCCCCAGGTCATCGCCGACGGCGGCTATGGTGACACCGCCGCCTTCCGGCTCGGCCTGGAAGAACGCGGTCTCGATTACGTGGTGGGCATCTCGACCTCGACCACCGCACAGCCCGAGGACGCACAGCCGTCTGCCCCGGCCTGCACAGGCCGGGGCAGACGGCCGGTTCCTGCCTACCCCGAGCCGGCCCGGAGGGTGAAGAGCCTGGTCATCGCGGCCGGAAAGTCTTCCGCGCGGCCGGTGCAGTGGAGGGAGGAATCACGGCCGGGCAGTGGCCGCAGCGGGCACAAACGCATGTACTCGCGCTTCGTGGCCCTGCGGATCCGGCCCGCCGGACGCGAGATCCGCAAGGCCACGGCCACCACCGAGCTTCCGGTCCGCTGGTTGCTGGCCGAATGGCCCGCCGACCAGGACGAGCCCGTGCAGTTCTGGCTCTCCAACCTGCCCGCAACCACCCCGTTGCCCGTCCTCGTGCGCACCGCGAAGCTCCGCTGGCGCATCGAGAACGACTACCGCGAGATGAAACAGGCCCTGGGCCTGGCCCACTTCGAAGGCCGAACCTGGCCAGGCTGGCACCACCACGTCACCCTCGTCTCGGTCGCCCACGCCTTCTGCACCCTGCAGCGACTGAGCCGATCCCCAAAAGAGACGGCGTCGGCCTGA
- a CDS encoding IS3 family transposase (programmed frameshift) — protein sequence MPKPYPQEFREDVVRVARNRGPGVTIEQVAADFGVHAMTLWKWMRRADIDDGTKPGTTSQESTELREARRRIKLLEQENEVLRRAAAYLSQANLPKRIYQLVKELATDGISVTVTCRVLKLARQPYYRWLERPVTDAEFEQAARANALFDAHREDPEFGYRFLADEARSVGAGMADRTAWRICRDNSWWSVFGKKRGRIKKAGPPVHDDLARRDFTADAPNRLWLTDITEHVTGEGKLYLCAVKDVFSKRIVGYSIDSRMKSRLAVAALDNAVARRENVAGCVLHSDRGSQFRSRKFVQALGRHQIAGSIGRVGAAGDNAAMESFFSLLQKNVLDRRKWANRQELRIAIVTWIERTYHRRRRQASLGRLTPVEYETVMTTPALLAA from the exons GTGCCCAAGCCTTATCCGCAAGAGTTCCGCGAGGATGTCGTACGGGTCGCGAGGAACCGCGGCCCGGGCGTGACGATCGAGCAGGTGGCCGCCGACTTCGGAGTCCACGCGATGACGCTGTGGAAGTGGATGCGCCGGGCGGACATCGACGACGGCACAAAGCCCGGAACGACCAGTCAGGAGAGCACGGAGCTACGGGAAGCGCGTCGACGGATCAAGCTGCTGGAGCAGGAGAACGAGGTCCTGCGCCGGGCCGCGGCCTACCTGTCCCAGGCGAACCTGCCG AAAAGGATCTACCAGCTCGTGAAAGAGCTGGCCACGGACGGAATCTCCGTCACGGTCACGTGCCGGGTCCTCAAGCTCGCCCGCCAGCCCTACTACCGCTGGCTCGAACGGCCGGTGACCGATGCCGAGTTCGAGCAGGCCGCTCGCGCGAACGCGTTGTTCGACGCCCACCGCGAGGACCCGGAGTTCGGCTACCGCTTCCTGGCCGACGAAGCCCGCAGCGTGGGAGCCGGCATGGCCGACCGGACCGCGTGGCGGATCTGCCGGGACAACAGCTGGTGGAGCGTGTTCGGCAAGAAGCGCGGCAGGATCAAGAAAGCTGGCCCGCCGGTGCACGACGACCTCGCCCGCCGGGACTTCACCGCCGACGCACCGAACCGGCTGTGGCTCACCGACATCACCGAACACGTCACGGGAGAAGGGAAGCTGTATCTCTGTGCGGTCAAGGACGTCTTCAGCAAGCGGATCGTGGGCTACTCCATCGACTCGCGGATGAAGTCCCGTCTGGCCGTCGCGGCCCTGGACAACGCTGTTGCCCGACGTGAGAACGTCGCCGGCTGTGTTCTGCACAGCGATCGCGGGTCGCAGTTTCGGTCCCGGAAGTTCGTCCAAGCGCTCGGCCGGCACCAGATCGCCGGCTCGATAGGGAGGGTCGGGGCGGCAGGCGACAACGCGGCCATGGAGTCCTTCTTCAGCCTGCTGCAGAAGAATGTCCTCGACCGACGGAAGTGGGCCAACCGCCAGGAACTACGGATCGCGATCGTGACCTGGATCGAGCGGACCTACCACCGACGCCGCAGACAAGCCTCACTCGGTCGGCTGACCCCCGTCGAATACGAAACCGTCATGACCACACCGGCCCTCCTGGCCGCGTGA